The following is a genomic window from Candidatus Cloacimonadota bacterium.
CTGACGCTTTCACCCTCTTCGGTATAGACAATCCCGTCTCCCAAGGGTCGGAAAGGTTCCAAAAAAGGTATCACCACAAGGCCTGTGGTAAGGTTGACGGTGTTGTCGTCGCCATTGATGAGGCCGTCGCCGGTGCTGTCCATGCGCAAATAATCTGTATAGGTAACAATGTTAGGCGTGGCCAGCGAATCCGGCACCAGATAGTTGCGCGTGAGGTCCACGTTCATGGTATAGACGTTCAGGGTGAAGCCGTCGTTCTTGATGTTGGTCTTGTTCATGTTATAAACGTTTCGCATCTGGTAATGCCAAACGTTGTTGGGGTCGCCCGGATCGTATTCCTGATTGCGGCGGCGGATGACCTTGGCGTGCAGGATGCCGTCCTCGGCATCGCTGTTCAAAGGCACAGGAATCCCATCGCGGCGAACATATTTCACTGCAATGGTATAGCGCCTGTCAATGGTCTTGTTCAGGCGGATTATCCCTGAATTGTAGTCTGTAACGTAGTCTGTGCCCTCGATCAGTTCATCATAGTAAGGCGTGTAAAAGTCAGATTCGCTGAAATAGATGGGTTCGCCCTCGGCTGCCGCCACGTTGTTGGTGGTATTGGCGTCATCCAGATAAACCCTCACGCTGCCATTTTCGGGCAGGAGATTGGGGTTTTTAATGATCCACGCACCGGTGGGATCGGTCTTCACGGCGTTGTTCACCCAGCCCTGGGGCACGGTGTTGGATACCTCTGCCTGGGTGTAAAGGTCGTAAAGCTCGTAAGGGTCTTCCAGATAATACATAGTGCGGGGGGCGTAATCCCTGCTGCGGAAGACAGTGGAGTCAGCCTGGCTGGTCCCAACGTAGTTCTGGGTGTTTTTCTGGCCTTCCTCGGTGCTGGCGATGAGGGTTAAATCGAGGTCCTTGTATTTGAGCTTGGAAGTTACGCCAAAGAGGCCTTTGGAAGCGGTTGAATAGCTGATGTAGCGGGAGCCGGAGAGGGCGAGGGTGATGTTTCCGCCTTCGATGCTCTGGATAAGCTCGTCCTCGTTGCCAGTGTATTTGATGCTGATGTTGTTGGGATCAAATAGCTGTTCGTCCTGCTTGCTGTTGTATTTGAGGTTGACGCCGATCTTGTCACCAATGGTGCCTGTAAGCCTCAGGTTGGTTTCCTGCTCCATCTTGATGTCCAGCTGCCCAGTATTCTCGGTCTCGTAGATGGCAACGTTCTTGCGTTTGGTGCTTCCCACCTCGATGGTGACTTTCTCTGTGCCATCCAGGTTAAGTTTTCCAGCCGAGGAGCCGAACACCTTCTGCACACTTTTGGGCACGGCGATGCTGGGGAGTTCCAGAACGTATTCCTTGATGAGGCCGGTGCTGGTGATCTGGGTTTGGGTAGATTGGGTACGGTAATTTTCGAACAGCGATTTGCGGAAGGCTTTGCTCTTGAGGTTGGCGAAATAACGGTCAAAGCTCAGGGTGTAGCCTGGCACCAGCTCATAGTTGCCGGCTTTGGTGGTGATCACCACCTTGCCCTGTTCAAAGTCGATAATCTCATCCTGGCTGGGCGCGAAGCTGCTGATGAACCAGGGGTTTTGTTTCAGGTAATTGTTGCCCCTGTATAGCTTGTAGATATCCACCGTATTGTAAACCAGTGGATTGTAACCCTCGATCCAAAGGCGGGGATAGAACTCCGGGCTGGCGAAAAGCCCGGATACAGTTAAAAGGAGGCAGATCAGGACGAGGGGTTTTTTCATGCGGTGTAAATCAGTGACTGTTCTTCCAGGCCAGATGGATGCCGTCCAGGGTAAGTGTTTTGTCCACGATGTCTGCAGAGGGCACCAGCGGCTTTACCAAATCAGCAATTCCGCCGGTAAGGATCACGCGGATGTCCTTGTAATCGAAGTAGTGGAGTTTAACCTGCCTGACATAGTTTTCCAGCATGAAGGCGTGGCCATGAACTATCCCCGAAAGCAGGGCGTCACGGGTGTTTGTTCCCAGCAGCACTGCAGGCGCTGTGATCTCGATCGGGGATAGCAGGGCCGCTTTTTCAAAGAGTTGGGACGCTCCGGTTTTAAGCCCCGGCGCGATGGCGGTGCCCTCAAAACAGCCTTCCGCTGAGACCAACTGCACCTTGGTGGCTGTGCCAAGGTCCAGGATGAGGCAGGAAGATTGGTATTTCTGCCAGGCCCCGTAGGCATTGGCGATAAGGTCGGCGCCAACAAAGGAGGGATCCAGCACCTTGTAGCTTAGCCCGGGAACGCTGAGAGCGTTTAGTTCCCAAACAGA
Proteins encoded in this region:
- a CDS encoding type III pantothenate kinase, with the translated sequence MHSNRDEKATLVVDIGNTNITCGIYQRDQMTWFARFHSTCSRTADEYFALLKPLLPDVSEEYIGSIALASVVPELSRIWQHLFQKYLKASVWELNALSVPGLSYKVLDPSFVGADLIANAYGAWQKYQSSCLILDLGTATKVQLVSAEGCFEGTAIAPGLKTGASQLFEKAALLSPIEITAPAVLLGTNTRDALLSGIVHGHAFMLENYVRQVKLHYFDYKDIRVILTGGIADLVKPLVPSADIVDKTLTLDGIHLAWKNSH